The segment TCGATTTCTGCGGCCCCCGAGAGCCGTTGGAGAATGGACCGTGCGCCGTCGGTCGTAATCGACGGCGGTCGAATATCCTCATCGAGCGCTAGCAGGAGGTCACGAGCGTACTCCTCACGACGCTCAGTAATTGCTTCCGAGCGTTCCCCTCGTTCGGCTAGCTCTTCGCGGACGAGTTCTGCGAGCGTCCGTTGGTCGAACGTCGGAAACACGGGCCAGCGCTCCGTCGGCGGGTCCATCAGCTGGCGGTAGCTTCGCAGCGGCGAGATCACCGGGTCGGGGAGACTCGCGGCGTCCCACTGCTGTTTCTTCCGGTAGACATCCATACTCCCGTCCTCGAGCGAGAGATCCTCCCAGCGGACGCCGCGCCGGCGCGGGTCGTTCGGGTCCCGAAGGAACTCCCCAACCCGAACGGCGGTGTACGCGAGGACGAACACGAGGGTTCGGTCACGGGCCGCCTTCAGCGCCGCGTAGCGCGCTCGCTGTTTGTCGAGGGGGGCAGTATCCTCCGGGAATGTCGTGTACGCCTCGATGGCGTCGCGGGATCGTTCGTCGACGTGGCGGGTGAGGGCGTGGCGCTGTTCGGACGTCCAGGCCTGCTGATCGCCGGGCTTGCGGCCGTCGTCCTCCGGCAGTGGCGCCATCGCACTCGCTCGTTGTGCGTAATGCGCTTCGAGATACCCCTCGTTGACGCACCAGCCACACCACGCAGAGATATAGCGATAATAGGTTTGTACCGTGTTCTGTTTGAGTCCCCGATCGCCGGCAAGATGCCGGGCGTACTCCCGGAACACGCGTTCGTCGAGATCGTCGAACGTGGGGTCGCGGTCGACATCATCGGGGACGACCCCGGTCCAGTCGTCGTTACTCCGGTCGCCAGCGGCCCACTCGGCGAACCGCTCGAGTTCGCGAGCGGCGTTTCGTCGATAGTTCCCACCGTCCCCACCGCGGCCTTTCCCCTTGTCCTGGAGGTAGCGCTCGAAGGAATTCGCGAGTGGCTGATCGGCACGGTTTCGAGGTGTACCCGGAGTCATGATTCTTCGTTCGCGTACTGGTAGGTCGGACGGACGTCCTCGAGAAGTTCTTCGATGATTTCCCAAAGGATCAGGGAGGGGGTCTCGTGCTTGAATCTAATTCCCCAGCGGTCCTCCGTATTGGCGGTTGAGTATTGAAAATGCGCCTGTCCGAGATTGGGATGGTCCTCGTCTTGGTGCCAGCCGGCGTGAAAGCCCGTGTTCGGATCCGTGTAGTTGATACGGAACCAATCGTCTGGATCCTGTCGATACCACTTGATGGTGAGTTCCGGTGAATCAGGACCTGTCGGGGGATCAAGACGGCCCGGAGCGAAAATCGCTCGCAGCTGCTTGGCCTCGATATCATCAGGAACGAACTCGACCGCCGTGATCTGTGGCACACGATCGAGGACATCCCGCTTTAGCTGCGCATAGAGGTTCGCGTTCGGATCACCACCTGGATGCGGGACAGACATCCGTTAGCTGTTGGCCTCAGCAGGTTCTGTCGTCGGAGCGAGGAAGTCCCATTCGCGGATGGCGAAGCCAACGATCTGGATCCGTCGCTGCAGGTGCTCCCACTCACGGGCAATCTCACGGCGACGGTCTTCCTCGTCAGCGTCAAGGGACTCGTCAGCGAGCGTTCCGCGAAGTTGGTTCGGTGACTCAACGCCGAATTCGTCCTCCCAGTCGCGGATCTGCGTCTTCATATCGGCGAGACGGTCCGTGAGTTCCTCGACAGTGTGCCCGCTGTCCCGAAGACGCATCGCCTCCTGCATCGCCTGACGGCGATAATCAGGGTAGTACGTCGTGTGGGTGCCGCTCTCGTCACGATGGAGAATACCGTCGTCGACGAGTCGTTCGAGGACGCGCTTGGTTGGTTCGTGTGACCAGCCCGCTTCGGAGGCGATCCAGTTGGCCGTCCGCGGCTCCGACAGCTGCCGGGCGGTCATTCGAACCCGGTCTTCACCCGTAGTCTGGCGTTCCATCAGGCTCTCGGAGTTCGATCCGTCTTCGGTCATACAACATCGTTCGAGCTGCGTCTTAATATAGATTGAGGCCATTAGTTCTATATCGAATTCTTTTCCTCGGTATCGTCCCGAGTTCATCTGAGGAGACTCAGAGAAACCCCGAACCTCGGTCTTGGCGGCTCTACCCTGGGGGAAGCGGCGTCGTGAGGCGGTTACAGC is part of the Haloplanus rubicundus genome and harbors:
- a CDS encoding phage integrase SAM-like domain-containing protein, with amino-acid sequence MTPGTPRNRADQPLANSFERYLQDKGKGRGGDGGNYRRNAARELERFAEWAAGDRSNDDWTGVVPDDVDRDPTFDDLDERVFREYARHLAGDRGLKQNTVQTYYRYISAWCGWCVNEGYLEAHYAQRASAMAPLPEDDGRKPGDQQAWTSEQRHALTRHVDERSRDAIEAYTTFPEDTAPLDKQRARYAALKAARDRTLVFVLAYTAVRVGEFLRDPNDPRRRGVRWEDLSLEDGSMDVYRKKQQWDAASLPDPVISPLRSYRQLMDPPTERWPVFPTFDQRTLAELVREELAERGERSEAITERREEYARDLLLALDEDIRPPSITTDGARSILQRLSGAAEIDIDHPKHDYLAPHGGRRGMGEVLVRAFGYTVAARYLDNSEEMVRERYSHIEAGELGDVATEALEEIDSGL
- a CDS encoding DUF7342 family protein, with the translated sequence MASIYIKTQLERCCMTEDGSNSESLMERQTTGEDRVRMTARQLSEPRTANWIASEAGWSHEPTKRVLERLVDDGILHRDESGTHTTYYPDYRRQAMQEAMRLRDSGHTVEELTDRLADMKTQIRDWEDEFGVESPNQLRGTLADESLDADEEDRRREIAREWEHLQRRIQIVGFAIREWDFLAPTTEPAEANS